gaatgagtgagttaatgaatgagtgaatgagttagTGCTGAATGAAgaagggagtgagtgagtgacaGCAGGACCCCCCTTTCAGACCGGGAGCCCAACCGTTGCAGAACAGAGAGTGAACTGCCAGAGGAGCCAAGGATGGCCGACAGGAGGTTGTCTGCACACGTCAGGTGAGGGCTGGGGTGCCAGGGTGGGGCTGTGCCTTAGGCAGAGGCACCCTGGCCATACCCCTGTTTCCCGCAGGCCACAGGCCATGCATTGTCCTCTAGGTCAGACCTGCTGGGGGCACCTGGGCCGGCAGCTCTGTGGGGCACGGGCCCTTCCAGCATCCGGCACCGTGGCTGAGCTGGGCCCCCGAGTCTGTCTGAGCAGAGGGCTTTGAGGGGCAGCAGTTGCAGCAGCCTTGACACCCTCAGCTTGGACTTGCCGTGGCTCCCTGTTGCTCCACTCAGCAGCTTTGgcagcagcagggctgggggtggCTGGGGCAGTGGTTGGGGGTGGCTAGGCAGTGGCTGGGGCAATGGTTGGGGGTGGCTGAGGGTGGCTGGGGATGGCTCAGGCAGTGGCTGAGGGTGGCTGGGCAgtggctggtgcagtggctaCAGTGGTCCCAGAGTGGTGACCAGGGGCCACTACAGCATGAGCCACTCCCTAGAGCACCTGCAGCTCTGGTGCCTGGGACAGAGATCACAGGGTTCCAGGGGGCGGCCATGACCTTGTTTCTCTGGACGGCACTTGGCTGTGTCTGCGCCCAGTCGTCCGCTCTTCCTGCTCTGCGAGGAGGTGGGTGCTGGTCAGGACACACCCCGGACGTCCGCCGCCTGCTGCAGGTACCCCATCCTCGGGGACGTGCCGCCCAGTCTGTGCGGCGGTCAGGCTCTTCTCTGTGCTCCATGCAGGAGGCCCAGCGCTGACCCCCAGCCCTGCTCAGAGCGGGGACCCTACTGCGTGGACGAGAACACGGAGCGCAGAAACCACTACCTGGACCTCGCCGGGATTGAGAACTACACGTCCAGATTCGGCCCTGGTATGTCCTGGAGGCCACCCTGGGCGCGAGGCGCCGGCTGTGGGTGCCCATTGAAGGTCCTGCTTCCTGCAGCCCTGAGTGCAGGGGGACCCTGCCCCACCCCGCCTGGCACCCAGGTCCTTCCACAGCTACCTGTTGGTCGTGACTGCCTCCTGGCTACCTGTTGGTGCCGCCCAAAAGCAAGGCGGGCGCCCCGtccaggtgtgtgtgtatggcagGGGGAGTACCTGGTTCAAAATGAGATGGAAGACGGGTTTGCATTCAGGAAAACCCTGCCTTGGGGTGAGAAGTCAGTATTTTAGGGTCGAATCACCAGCTCACTCAGCAGAGGGGTTGTCCAGTAGTGTGGACGGCAGGCAGTGTGGACGGCAGGCAATGTGGACGGCAGGCAGGCAGTGTGGACAGCAGGCAGTGTGGACGGCAGGCATTGTGGACGGCAGGCAGGCAGTGTGGATGGCAGGCAGTGTGAACGGCAGGCAGTGTGGACGGCAGGCAGTGTGGACGGCAGGCAGTGTGGACGGCAGGCAGTGTGGATGGCAGGCAAGCAGTGTGGACGGCAGGCAGTGTGGACGGCAGGCAGTGTGGATGGCAGGCAGTGTGGACGGCAGGCAGTGTGGACGGCAGGCATTGTGGACGGCAGGCAGGCAGTGTGGATGGCAGGCAGTGTGGACGGCAGGCAGTGTGGACAACAGACAGTGTGGACACCAGGCAGTGTAGATGGCAGGCAGGCAGTGTGGACAACAGACAGTGGACAGCAGGCAGGCAGTGTGGACGGCAGGCAGTGTGAACGGCAGGCAGTGTGGACGGCAGGCAGTGTGGACGGCAGGCAGTGTGGATGGCAGGCAAGCAGTGTGGACGGCAGGCAGTGTGGACGGCAGGCAGTGTGGATGGCAGGCAGTGTGGACGGCAGGCAGTGTGGATGGCAAGCAGCGTAGACAGCTGGCAGCCTGCCCAGCACCCATTTATTTCTGACCAGCAGCACCCTCGTGTGGCCTGCATGGAGATTATTGGACTAAAGCCCAGGCCGCTTCCCAAGGACTGGGGCCAAGTCCCTCTCCTAACCCCGGCTCCAGGAGTCCCCAGGGGCAGGAGGGGTGGAGCTGGATCGGGGTCACGGGCTCGGTGTGCTGTGTGCTGACGCTGAACTGGGCCATTCTGTGCATGGGGCTTGCACTGCACCTTGTGAAGGTGGAAGCCCTGGGTCCTTCTGGAATCTGTTTTGTAATGAGGGTTTAGGGGACGTGAATCCTGGGGGTGCCCTCCCTGACATAACCTGGCTTTCTGCCATGGGGCCCCAGGCAGGGTCTCAGCTGTGCGAGGAGAGAAGCTCCGCTCCCAGGACACGCAGTGGGGATGGGGCTAGAGGAGTCGGCCTTTGCAGGGAGCTGTGGAGCCAGGCAGGTCATCCCCGGTGGCCGGGCCCCTTCCCTTCAGGGCTGGTGGCCGTCTGACTGCAGACTTGGCTAACAGGCTGGCCTCAGATGGGACACCTGGCACAGCTCTTCCAGTGGGCCTTGGGCCGTTTCGGAGGAGATGGGAACCTGGGCCTGCACTCCCAGGGCCTCACACTCTGACCTGTGTCCGCAGGGTCCCCTCCTGTACAAGCCAAGCAGGAGCCCCAGGGCAGGGCCTCGCACCTCCAGGCCCGGTCCCGCTCCCAAGAGCCGGACACACACGCCGTGCACCACCGCAGGTCGCAGGTGCTGGTGGAACACGTGCCATCCTTGGAACCTGCTGCCCGGGCCCTGGACCCACAGCCCCGGCCAAAGGGGCCGGAGAAGCAGTTCCTCAAGTCCCCCAAGGGCTCCGGGAAGCCGCCTGGGGTGCCAGCCAGCAGCAAGTCCGGGAAAGCCTTCAGCTACTACCTGCCGGCCGTCCTGTCCCCCCAGGCCCCTCAGGACGGCCACCACCTCCCGCAGCCTCCCCCGCAGCCCCCACCGCCACCCTACGGCCACAAGCGGTACCGCCAAAAGGGCAGGGAGGGCCACTCGCCACTCAAGGCCCCACACGCCCAGCCTGCCGCAGTGGAGCACGAGGTGGTGCGGGACCTGCCGCCCACGCCAGCGGGAGAGGGCTACACGGTGCCGGTGATCCAGCGGCAcgaacaccaccaccaccacgagcaccaccaccaccaccaccaccaccacttccaCCCGTCCTAGTGCCGCCGCCAAGCACACCTCGCTCCAGCACACCACGGCCCGCACCCTCGGGACGGGGAGCCCAGCACCCCCAACCTCCGACAGCAAACAGCAACTGACTGCAGGTGCTGGTGTGACGGAGGCGGCACAGCTTGGACACGCGGACAAGGCCCAGGGGCCCTCTGCTCTCCTGCCCTCGATGCCACGTGGCGGTGAACACATCTGGGCCGCTGCGTTTCCTGGCTCTAAGGCTCATCTGTGTCACCCATAAAACTACTTTCCTTTACAATTCCAAAATGAGGTCCTAGAGTGCGCAGGGAACGCCCGGATGCTTGGGGTGGGTGTTCCCCCCGGGCTTCAAGCAGTGGCCTCCGTAGGCTGTCCCAGTGCGAGGCTGGGAGCGAATGGAAAAGCTGAAGCTTTGCCTGGCTTGTGCATCATGAAGTCAGAGGGGACAGGGCCAAGGGGAAGCAGCTTGTGCTTAGCAGGGAGCATCCGCGGCTCCCTGCAGGAGGCCAAGCAGCAGACGTAGCAGAAGGCAGCAGCGCTAGAAAGAGAAGTGCCAGAGTGGGGAACCCAGACCAGCGAGGAGGGACCACAGGGCACAGGGAGCCCCGACGAGCGAGGAGGGGCCACAGGGCAGCATGCGGCGGTGGAGGTAGGCCCTGGTCCCGGAGCCACAGCAGCTCAGGTGGATGCAGGACACAGTCAAGGCGGGGAGGGGCAGGGCGACAGATGCTGGGGAGAGGCAGAGGCTTG
This DNA window, taken from Macaca fascicularis isolate 582-1 chromosome 6, T2T-MFA8v1.1, encodes the following:
- the NKD2 gene encoding protein naked cuticle homolog 2 isoform X16; its protein translation is MSSLMHTIYEVVDASVNHSSGSSKTLRVKLTVSPEPSSKRKEGPPAGQDREPNRCRTESELPEEPRMADRRLSAHVRYPILGDVPPSLCGGQALLCAPCRRPSADPQPCSERGPYCVDENTERRNHYLDLAGIENYTSRFGPGSPPVQAKQEPQGRASHLQARSRSQEPDTHAVHHRRSQVLVEHVPSLEPAARALDPQPRPKGPEKQFLKSPKGSGKPPGVPASSKSGKAFSYYLPAVLSPQAPQDGHHLPQPPPQPPPPPYGHKRYRQKGREGHSPLKAPHAQPAAVEHEVVRDLPPTPAGEGYTVPVIQRHEHHHHHEHHHHHHHHHFHPS
- the NKD2 gene encoding protein naked cuticle homolog 2 isoform X14 — encoded protein: MTERGQQTVRAHEDEAGSTSTLTHSSAMSRWRTTTARSGRSRSTTLTTVGRSPGSDTDAGPQDMSSLMHTIYEVVDASVNHSSGSSKTLRVKLTVSPEPSSKRKEGPPAGQDREPNRCRTESELPEEPRMADRRLSAHVRYPILGDVPPSLCGGQALLCAPCRRPSADPQPCSERGPYCVDENTERRNHYLDLAGIENYTSRFGPGSPPVQAKQEPQGRASHLQARSRSQEPDTHAVHHRRSQVLVEHVPSLEPAARALDPQPRPKGPEKQFLKSPKGSGKPPGVPASSKSGKAFSYYLPAVLSPQAPQDGHHLPQPPPQPPPPPYGHKRYRQKGREGHSPLKAPHAQPAAVEHEVVRDLPPTPAGEGYTVPVIQRHEHHHHHEHHHHHHHHHFHPS
- the NKD2 gene encoding protein naked cuticle homolog 2 isoform X10, with protein sequence MGKLQSKHAAAARKRRESPEGDSFVASAYASGRKGAEETERRARDKQELPNGNPKEGPFREDQCPLEVALPTEKAEGRERPGQQLSADDGERAANREGPRGRGGQHLNIDALQCDVSVEDDDRQEWTFTLYDFDNCGKVTREDMSSLMHTIYEVVDASVNHSSGSSKTLRVKLTVSPEPSSKRKEGPPAGQDREPNRCRTESELPEEPRMADRRLSAHVRYPILGDVPPSLCGGQALLCAPCRRPSADPQPCSERGPYCVDENTERRNHYLDLAGIENYTSRFGPGSPPVQAKQEPQGRASHLQARSRSQEPDTHAVHHRRSQVLVEHVPSLEPAARALDPQPRPKGPEKQFLKSPKGSGKPPGVPASSKSGKAFSYYLPAVLSPQAPQDGHHLPQPPPQPPPPPYGHKRYRQKGREGHSPLKAPHAQPAAVEHEVVRDLPPTPAGEGYTVPVIQRHEHHHHHEHHHHHHHHHFHPS
- the NKD2 gene encoding protein naked cuticle homolog 2 isoform X3, which produces MGKLQSKHAAAARKRRESPEGDSFVASAYASGRKGAEETERRARDKQGPGIRSKNTAAHPSSPPVRELPALRKCSRAELPNGNPKEGPFREDQCPLEAPSPPLVPVVALPTEKAEGRERPGQQLSADDGERAANREGPRGRGGQHLNIDALQCDVSVEDDDRQEWTFTLYDFDNCGKVTREDMSSLMHTIYEVVDASVNHSSGSSKTLRVKLTVSPEPSSKRKEGPPAGQDREPNRCRTESELPEEPRMADRRLSAHVRYPILGDVPPSLCGGQALLCAPCRRPSADPQPCSERGPYCVDENTERRNHYLDLAGIENYTSRFGPGSPPVQAKQEPQGRASHLQARSRSQEPDTHAVHHRRSQVLVEHVPSLEPAARALDPQPRPKGPEKQFLKSPKGSGKPPGVPASSKSGKAFSYYLPAVLSPQAPQDGHHLPQPPPQPPPPPYGHKRYRQKGREGHSPLKAPHAQPAAVEHEVVRDLPPTPAGEGYTVPVIQRHEHHHHHEHHHHHHHHHFHPS
- the NKD2 gene encoding protein naked cuticle homolog 2 isoform X13, which codes for MTERGQQTVRAHEDEAGSTSTLTHSSAMSRWRTTTARSGRSRSTTLTTVGRSPGSDTDAGPQDMSSLMHTIYEVVDASVNHSSGSSKTLRVKLTVSPEPSSKRKEGPPAGQDREPNRCRTESELPEEPRMADRRLSAHVSRPLFLLCEEVGAGQDTPRTSAACCRYPILGDVPPSLCGGQALLCAPCRRPSADPQPCSERGPYCVDENTERRNHYLDLAGIENYTSRFGPGSPPVQAKQEPQGRASHLQARSRSQEPDTHAVHHRRSQVLVEHVPSLEPAARALDPQPRPKGPEKQFLKSPKGSGKPPGVPASSKSGKAFSYYLPAVLSPQAPQDGHHLPQPPPQPPPPPYGHKRYRQKGREGHSPLKAPHAQPAAVEHEVVRDLPPTPAGEGYTVPVIQRHEHHHHHEHHHHHHHHHFHPS
- the NKD2 gene encoding protein naked cuticle homolog 2 isoform X15 is translated as MTERGQQTVRAHEDEAGSTSTLTHSSAMSRWRTTTARSGRSRSTTLTTVGRSPGSDTDAGPQDMSSLMHTIYEVVDASVNHSSGSSKTLRVKLTVSPEPSSKRKEGPPAGQDREPNRCRTESELPEEPRMADRRLSAHVRRPSADPQPCSERGPYCVDENTERRNHYLDLAGIENYTSRFGPGSPPVQAKQEPQGRASHLQARSRSQEPDTHAVHHRRSQVLVEHVPSLEPAARALDPQPRPKGPEKQFLKSPKGSGKPPGVPASSKSGKAFSYYLPAVLSPQAPQDGHHLPQPPPQPPPPPYGHKRYRQKGREGHSPLKAPHAQPAAVEHEVVRDLPPTPAGEGYTVPVIQRHEHHHHHEHHHHHHHHHFHPS
- the NKD2 gene encoding protein naked cuticle homolog 2 isoform X2, which translates into the protein MGKLQSKHAAAARKRRESPEGDSFVASAYASGRKGAEETERRARDKQGPGIRSKNTAAHPSSPPVRELPALRKCSRAELPNGNPKEGPFREDQCPLEVALPTEKAEGRERPGQQLSADDGERAANREGPRGRGGQHLNIDALQCDVSVEDDDRQEWTFTLYDFDNCGKVTREDMSSLMHTIYEVVDASVNHSSGSSKTLRVKLTVSPEPSSKRKEGPPAGQDREPNRCRTESELPEEPRMADRRLSAHVSRPLFLLCEEVGAGQDTPRTSAACCRYPILGDVPPSLCGGQALLCAPCRRPSADPQPCSERGPYCVDENTERRNHYLDLAGIENYTSRFGPGSPPVQAKQEPQGRASHLQARSRSQEPDTHAVHHRRSQVLVEHVPSLEPAARALDPQPRPKGPEKQFLKSPKGSGKPPGVPASSKSGKAFSYYLPAVLSPQAPQDGHHLPQPPPQPPPPPYGHKRYRQKGREGHSPLKAPHAQPAAVEHEVVRDLPPTPAGEGYTVPVIQRHEHHHHHEHHHHHHHHHFHPS
- the NKD2 gene encoding protein naked cuticle homolog 2 isoform X5 — translated: MGKLQSKHAAAARKRRESPEGDSFVASAYASGRKGAEETERRARDKQGPGIRSKNTAAHPSSPPVRELPALRKCSRAELPNGNPKEGPFREDQCPLEVALPTEKAEGRERPGQQLSADDGERAANREGPRGRGGQHLNIDALQCDVSVEDDDRQEWTFTLYDFDNCGKVTREDMSSLMHTIYEVVDASVNHSSGSSKTLRVKLTVSPEPSSKRKEGPPAGQDREPNRCRTESELPEEPRMADRRLSAHVRYPILGDVPPSLCGGQALLCAPCRRPSADPQPCSERGPYCVDENTERRNHYLDLAGIENYTSRFGPGSPPVQAKQEPQGRASHLQARSRSQEPDTHAVHHRRSQVLVEHVPSLEPAARALDPQPRPKGPEKQFLKSPKGSGKPPGVPASSKSGKAFSYYLPAVLSPQAPQDGHHLPQPPPQPPPPPYGHKRYRQKGREGHSPLKAPHAQPAAVEHEVVRDLPPTPAGEGYTVPVIQRHEHHHHHEHHHHHHHHHFHPS
- the NKD2 gene encoding protein naked cuticle homolog 2 isoform X11, whose translation is MGKLQSKHAAAARKRRESPEGDSFVASAYASGRKGAEETERRARDKQELPNGNPKEGPFREDQCPLEAPSPPLVPVVALPTEKAEGRERPGQQLSADDGERAANREGPRGRGGQHLNIDALQCDVSVEDDDRQEWTFTLYDFDNCGKVTREDMSSLMHTIYEVVDASVNHSSGSSKTLRVKLTVSPEPSSKRKEGPPAGQDREPNRCRTESELPEEPRMADRRLSAHVRRPSADPQPCSERGPYCVDENTERRNHYLDLAGIENYTSRFGPGSPPVQAKQEPQGRASHLQARSRSQEPDTHAVHHRRSQVLVEHVPSLEPAARALDPQPRPKGPEKQFLKSPKGSGKPPGVPASSKSGKAFSYYLPAVLSPQAPQDGHHLPQPPPQPPPPPYGHKRYRQKGREGHSPLKAPHAQPAAVEHEVVRDLPPTPAGEGYTVPVIQRHEHHHHHEHHHHHHHHHFHPS
- the NKD2 gene encoding protein naked cuticle homolog 2 isoform X9; translation: MGKLQSKHAAAARKRRESPEGDSFVASAYASGRKGAEETERRARDKQGPGIRSKNTAAHPSSPPVRELPALRKCSRAELPNGNPKEGPFREDQCPLEVALPTEKAEGRERPGQQLSADDGERAANREGPRGRGGQHLNIDALQCDVSVEDDDRQEWTFTLYDFDNCGKVTREDMSSLMHTIYEVVDASVNHSSGSSKTLRVKLTVSPEPSSKRKEGPPAGQDREPNRCRTESELPEEPRMADRRLSAHVRRPSADPQPCSERGPYCVDENTERRNHYLDLAGIENYTSRFGPGSPPVQAKQEPQGRASHLQARSRSQEPDTHAVHHRRSQVLVEHVPSLEPAARALDPQPRPKGPEKQFLKSPKGSGKPPGVPASSKSGKAFSYYLPAVLSPQAPQDGHHLPQPPPQPPPPPYGHKRYRQKGREGHSPLKAPHAQPAAVEHEVVRDLPPTPAGEGYTVPVIQRHEHHHHHEHHHHHHHHHFHPS
- the NKD2 gene encoding protein naked cuticle homolog 2 isoform X17 — encoded protein: MSSLMHTIYEVVDASVNHSSGSSKTLRVKLTVSPEPSSKRKEGPPAGQDREPNRCRTESELPEEPRMADRRLSAHVRRPSADPQPCSERGPYCVDENTERRNHYLDLAGIENYTSRFGPGSPPVQAKQEPQGRASHLQARSRSQEPDTHAVHHRRSQVLVEHVPSLEPAARALDPQPRPKGPEKQFLKSPKGSGKPPGVPASSKSGKAFSYYLPAVLSPQAPQDGHHLPQPPPQPPPPPYGHKRYRQKGREGHSPLKAPHAQPAAVEHEVVRDLPPTPAGEGYTVPVIQRHEHHHHHEHHHHHHHHHFHPS
- the NKD2 gene encoding protein naked cuticle homolog 2 isoform X1, whose translation is MGKLQSKHAAAARKRRESPEGDSFVASAYASGRKGAEETERRARDKQGPGIRSKNTAAHPSSPPVRELPALRKCSRAELPNGNPKEGPFREDQCPLEAPSPPLVPVVALPTEKAEGRERPGQQLSADDGERAANREGPRGRGGQHLNIDALQCDVSVEDDDRQEWTFTLYDFDNCGKVTREDMSSLMHTIYEVVDASVNHSSGSSKTLRVKLTVSPEPSSKRKEGPPAGQDREPNRCRTESELPEEPRMADRRLSAHVSRPLFLLCEEVGAGQDTPRTSAACCRYPILGDVPPSLCGGQALLCAPCRRPSADPQPCSERGPYCVDENTERRNHYLDLAGIENYTSRFGPGSPPVQAKQEPQGRASHLQARSRSQEPDTHAVHHRRSQVLVEHVPSLEPAARALDPQPRPKGPEKQFLKSPKGSGKPPGVPASSKSGKAFSYYLPAVLSPQAPQDGHHLPQPPPQPPPPPYGHKRYRQKGREGHSPLKAPHAQPAAVEHEVVRDLPPTPAGEGYTVPVIQRHEHHHHHEHHHHHHHHHFHPS
- the NKD2 gene encoding protein naked cuticle homolog 2 isoform X12; amino-acid sequence: MGKLQSKHAAAARKRRESPEGDSFVASAYASGRKGAEETERRARDKQELPNGNPKEGPFREDQCPLEVALPTEKAEGRERPGQQLSADDGERAANREGPRGRGGQHLNIDALQCDVSVEDDDRQEWTFTLYDFDNCGKVTREDMSSLMHTIYEVVDASVNHSSGSSKTLRVKLTVSPEPSSKRKEGPPAGQDREPNRCRTESELPEEPRMADRRLSAHVRRPSADPQPCSERGPYCVDENTERRNHYLDLAGIENYTSRFGPGSPPVQAKQEPQGRASHLQARSRSQEPDTHAVHHRRSQVLVEHVPSLEPAARALDPQPRPKGPEKQFLKSPKGSGKPPGVPASSKSGKAFSYYLPAVLSPQAPQDGHHLPQPPPQPPPPPYGHKRYRQKGREGHSPLKAPHAQPAAVEHEVVRDLPPTPAGEGYTVPVIQRHEHHHHHEHHHHHHHHHFHPS
- the NKD2 gene encoding protein naked cuticle homolog 2 isoform X6, whose translation is MGKLQSKHAAAARKRRESPEGDSFVASAYASGRKGAEETERRARDKQELPNGNPKEGPFREDQCPLEVALPTEKAEGRERPGQQLSADDGERAANREGPRGRGGQHLNIDALQCDVSVEDDDRQEWTFTLYDFDNCGKVTREDMSSLMHTIYEVVDASVNHSSGSSKTLRVKLTVSPEPSSKRKEGPPAGQDREPNRCRTESELPEEPRMADRRLSAHVSRPLFLLCEEVGAGQDTPRTSAACCRYPILGDVPPSLCGGQALLCAPCRRPSADPQPCSERGPYCVDENTERRNHYLDLAGIENYTSRFGPGSPPVQAKQEPQGRASHLQARSRSQEPDTHAVHHRRSQVLVEHVPSLEPAARALDPQPRPKGPEKQFLKSPKGSGKPPGVPASSKSGKAFSYYLPAVLSPQAPQDGHHLPQPPPQPPPPPYGHKRYRQKGREGHSPLKAPHAQPAAVEHEVVRDLPPTPAGEGYTVPVIQRHEHHHHHEHHHHHHHHHFHPS
- the NKD2 gene encoding protein naked cuticle homolog 2 isoform X4; its protein translation is MGKLQSKHAAAARKRRESPEGDSFVASAYASGRKGAEETERRARDKQELPNGNPKEGPFREDQCPLEAPSPPLVPVVALPTEKAEGRERPGQQLSADDGERAANREGPRGRGGQHLNIDALQCDVSVEDDDRQEWTFTLYDFDNCGKVTREDMSSLMHTIYEVVDASVNHSSGSSKTLRVKLTVSPEPSSKRKEGPPAGQDREPNRCRTESELPEEPRMADRRLSAHVSRPLFLLCEEVGAGQDTPRTSAACCRYPILGDVPPSLCGGQALLCAPCRRPSADPQPCSERGPYCVDENTERRNHYLDLAGIENYTSRFGPGSPPVQAKQEPQGRASHLQARSRSQEPDTHAVHHRRSQVLVEHVPSLEPAARALDPQPRPKGPEKQFLKSPKGSGKPPGVPASSKSGKAFSYYLPAVLSPQAPQDGHHLPQPPPQPPPPPYGHKRYRQKGREGHSPLKAPHAQPAAVEHEVVRDLPPTPAGEGYTVPVIQRHEHHHHHEHHHHHHHHHFHPS
- the NKD2 gene encoding protein naked cuticle homolog 2 isoform X8, with protein sequence MGKLQSKHAAAARKRRESPEGDSFVASAYASGRKGAEETERRARDKQELPNGNPKEGPFREDQCPLEAPSPPLVPVVALPTEKAEGRERPGQQLSADDGERAANREGPRGRGGQHLNIDALQCDVSVEDDDRQEWTFTLYDFDNCGKVTREDMSSLMHTIYEVVDASVNHSSGSSKTLRVKLTVSPEPSSKRKEGPPAGQDREPNRCRTESELPEEPRMADRRLSAHVRYPILGDVPPSLCGGQALLCAPCRRPSADPQPCSERGPYCVDENTERRNHYLDLAGIENYTSRFGPGSPPVQAKQEPQGRASHLQARSRSQEPDTHAVHHRRSQVLVEHVPSLEPAARALDPQPRPKGPEKQFLKSPKGSGKPPGVPASSKSGKAFSYYLPAVLSPQAPQDGHHLPQPPPQPPPPPYGHKRYRQKGREGHSPLKAPHAQPAAVEHEVVRDLPPTPAGEGYTVPVIQRHEHHHHHEHHHHHHHHHFHPS
- the NKD2 gene encoding protein naked cuticle homolog 2 isoform X7: MGKLQSKHAAAARKRRESPEGDSFVASAYASGRKGAEETERRARDKQGPGIRSKNTAAHPSSPPVRELPALRKCSRAELPNGNPKEGPFREDQCPLEAPSPPLVPVVALPTEKAEGRERPGQQLSADDGERAANREGPRGRGGQHLNIDALQCDVSVEDDDRQEWTFTLYDFDNCGKVTREDMSSLMHTIYEVVDASVNHSSGSSKTLRVKLTVSPEPSSKRKEGPPAGQDREPNRCRTESELPEEPRMADRRLSAHVRRPSADPQPCSERGPYCVDENTERRNHYLDLAGIENYTSRFGPGSPPVQAKQEPQGRASHLQARSRSQEPDTHAVHHRRSQVLVEHVPSLEPAARALDPQPRPKGPEKQFLKSPKGSGKPPGVPASSKSGKAFSYYLPAVLSPQAPQDGHHLPQPPPQPPPPPYGHKRYRQKGREGHSPLKAPHAQPAAVEHEVVRDLPPTPAGEGYTVPVIQRHEHHHHHEHHHHHHHHHFHPS